Part of the Pomacea canaliculata isolate SZHN2017 linkage group LG11, ASM307304v1, whole genome shotgun sequence genome is shown below.
aagaaaacgaGAATTAGGAATGTGATGTCACAGTCATACTAAGGTAACACAGCTATAGACTACACATCTTGTAATGAGTCTAATATTAACGATAAGCAGTTTATATGTGAAACTAACATGTCTGACAACTAACTGCATTCCCAGTGAGGGActgttcttttctgtctcaGCCCAAGGAACtagttttgttctgtttagtttagtttagtttactTTACTTTAAAGTTGTTAACATTGTgtgtctgatgtatctgcctaatatgttcacattacaaacaccaggcactatgacatgcgcatgaATCTCGCTGtcttagactggaatgaacatgttgatagagcTTCTACTTCAAAtgacaacaaagcaagtgtacagcacaaCCGGAGACAActtggacaacgcactttaaaaaagaaaacttataaactAGTAGAGAATATCTGTAAATGTGTcgttgaacaatacaaatttgattccgaacatgaagaaaacacgtgaactgaaacagacagtagttctgatgTACATCTgcaaatgaataatataatttaaataacaaaatccaacCATCATTGAGAAATGATATAATAATCTACCATCAATATTTGAACTTTCACAACTGATATTGTACTTACCACGGTACAGCTCTACACCGACAAATGCATTGTCTCTATAGACATGTTTAGTCCAGTCTAAAACCTTATGTTATAACGGATTTTGGATTTGCGTATTCACCTTGAAGGTTTCTCTAGTACGTCACCAACGTCTCACGGCAGCCATGGCCCTAGGTCATGTGACCGTCGTGACGTGAATGGTCTTTAATTAGCGAACACACGCTTGAATCGACGACTGCTCACACGTAACCTCTGTCTGTCGGTCAGTTTGCCAGCGCGTCTGCCCGTGTCGTGAATAGAGAGGAAGTGTAAAGCCACACTATAGCCGTGTTACTACACTTTCGTGACATCACCACACTGCTAGTCTGCTCCGTTTTACTTTAGGTCTTCCTCATCTTCAacatcagtgatgcccaacctttttcggcctgcgggccatatccatttcggacagccgtgtcgcgggccacttcaccgcaaaaatacaaaaaggaaaaaaaatagagcagataccatttttttattattaaaacaaggtgtacttaccattaattatgtagtaaatagtgggatatttgaagttgttttcccgaaaccaacttctgaatgtccggctgcatcgtagagacaccaagtcggagcactgaatcgaaatgttcgtccatcgaaaaaaagattgagagacgcccctacgtggggataaatatttcttctctttttttccgtttttttaaggtcttcttttattacaaacatgccgatttcctgcactgtgggcagaagtttcgcgggccggatggcaccgcgtcgcgggccggatatggcccgccagccgtaggttgtgcatccctgttcTACATGAAACCTTACTGTCTTCACTGCCGATAGTTGACGATTTCTGAGACGAGAACTTAGAGAGATCTTCATCTGTCATCCAACTACAGACCTTGATGTACATCACAGTGTGTACACGTGTAAAGGGTtttgaataaacatttattttactattcTTTACCTTGccaccagtgtcttgtacacctCAGGTGTCATgagactgtcaggtccagccccagccacacgtcgctgccaccagtgtccgagttcacTCAGCActtgactactgacgtcacacggggtcttggggtcagacagctgatcacagcacagacacagaccagcgATGTCAGCggggtctgttgttcccagacaccgacacaggccCTGTAACAGAATCACTTGATTTGTAGAGAAATGAACCCAATATGGAAAAGATTTCAGCGGACATATTTACTAGCAGAGACACACTTTATATCGTTAGTTTACAACAGAGTGACCGAGTCTTACAATGATATTGTCGTTCTTACAAAGTGTCAGGAGGGTGAATGTCGGTGATGTTTGAACGTGATTCCATAAGTTGTACAACACCTGTCTgaacatggtgaaccacttataAATACATATTGTCAAGGGATGGTTATGGAAACCTTTACCCTTTCACTTTAGTGTGAGCGATCCATTGAGAAACCAATGTTTATTAGGTCGAGAGTGTAACCCTGTGAAAGTAATTTTAAGCCGAATGATGATTCTGATATTACGGGTATCGACCACTTAGTTGCGCCTTGCATCGATATtgtttatatcatcatcatcatcatcatcaatcatccatccatccatccatcaatcaatcataataatcatcatcatcatcatcatgaaatgtttaaattagaattaaaaaaaaacgcacAATATAAATTAATAAGCGATGACAAGAATCCTCACCTGAGTCAGCTCGGGGTCATTGTTGAGCACCTGTTGTAGCTGACTAACCGTCAAGTTAGGGAGTGCGATCGTCTTAGTGACACGTAGACTGGGAGTGACGTCATTAGCCAGGTATGACACCGTGTTTCCCGCTCTGTCCAGCTGTTGGATGGCCTCCTGaagattgtttttaatctcTGTGTGAGTTTTCTCTGCGCTCTCCTTTTTCAATTCGCTGTGTTCATTTACTTTAGCACCAAAAGCTTTCACTTTACAGATGACAAGACCGTACTGTTGATGAATAAGAAGTACATCGATGTCCCCTGGTTTCCATTCCTGTCCCAGATCAGAGTGTCTGACGGGTAGGGGAAGTCTTCTTGCCACGTCAGCATAACGAGATTCACGCAGGTAGTCGTCAAACAGGAGCTGACTCACTCCAACAACcacttctctcttctgtttaAACATTCTCTCCAGACATAGAAGGATTCtttgcatggctgcatcatgTCGGACATCACTGTCCTTAACTGCAGTTGTCATCGTCTGGTTGGACTCATCTACCTGTCGAGATGACTGAAGGACGAGAACTTTCTGACCAGCAACAGACTCTTGTGTCGTCGGCACGCGGCTGACGTgtacaggaggcaggaagtagacACTAGAGTCCAGATCAGGGAATGCCGCCTCAACCCACTGCTCCCAGAATTCCTCTTCTTGTTTTCCTCGTGCTTCCAACTGTTGTAATCAAAAGACATCAGCAGCCTGTCTTGTATTATTCTGTATACAGATTTCAACAGGACTTGACTGCATTTAAGAGGATATTTGTGTTAGCATTCTCCTTCCACACCACGCTGAGTCGACCACATTTTCTAgatcaacaatcaacaacaataaatgcaaacatttgtaaagtgcatactcacacacctAAGGAGCATGGTCTTAGCGCTGAAAACAATATAGAGACAAGGGCAACATTCAAGCGATAGGAACgcaaacaacacatgaactacgaaagaagaaacaataacactgatgatgaataaacacaaacacagaaaacacaaagaggaaccaacaAAGACGCCAGAGATTTCCTTTCCCTTTGTTTCCACGTATTTAAGTATTTATCTCCACATTGAATTTTTTCCGCAGGTCAGTAAgactttaaagaagaaaatttaaaagaaaaggaagaagaatgaaTAACAGGAGGGTTACAAGTAATTAATCGCCATTATGGGTTACATTTTGAAGCAAAATATCCTGATAATATGCACGATGGCTCTAAATTCCTCAGAAAGATCATCAGTGTCCTGAATATCTGACTTTTTTTAGCTTTATTGAAGCAGCCCATTGTGTCAcgtgcatagaaaaaaaatgatacctGGGATAATAtctatgaactataaaaaatattgaattgtaatattactaaaattttaaatacattttctatagACTTGGAGTAAAAGAAAGGTCTCAGTATTTTCAATGTGTGATTGAGTTGTCTGTCTCTGTTATAAATCAAACTTTTAATGTCGGTCATGAAAAACAGGTATAAAGCTAAATTGCTTCTTACTTCTTCCTTTGATAAGACTGGTGGTgagctgcttttgttttcttcaggtgACATCAGTGGGATTTCTTCAGAGCGAACATGTGTTGTCGCTTTCTTTTCCAGCTCTTTcctgtaataaaattattatttcaaatatttttttataatcacaTTTTCAGTAAAGTCGACAGTTACATATACAGTATAAGTTTTTGTTTGACAACTGTCAGTGTTAATATGTTAGCCCTTGTGTGATCGTTCTAAAAAGCTCCATCAAGAGATGGTGTAGACGCGCTacgtaacaataaaatatttatgtagaaTGACTGACAGGAAAATCCGTGCTCACCAAACCCTCTTCCCTGTTTGATAATGTAATTTAGAAATAAGTTTTGACAGGAAtgcatttcaaaatttattttcattttttttttctagacttcTTTTTGGTTTTACATCTCACTCTAAActgaaaccacacacacagagcgttAACAGGAATGTAACAAATGCCATTGTTTATAGGGCAAGAGGCTACTCTCTCTATTATGATACACGACCAGCAAAACGGTTAGGGTGGCGTGGGGTCAGAGGAATAGCAACGTGTGGCCACAGTAAGGGTACATGGGTTTTAATGACACACAGCCTCGATGTGGAGAGCTCCACTTCTTGTCCATGGAAGATCAAACCAACAGTTCCAGCCATTGCAGGCTAGGGAGCTAACCATACAGTTGGTTGCATCCTTGTACACGTTATACCTGTCAGTGCTGGCAAACACAGGACGGAAAACTATAGAATTGATAATTCAAGTAAGTCAACAACCACTAAAAGACGGAGGATGTACCACCAGGTACACCACCAGGTACACCATCAGGTACACCACCAGGTACACCACCAGGTACACCCAGCTAAACAGATTCACTCACAGCCCCACAAACACAGATCGGGTCGCCTCACACCAAACCCACTACTCcacatttacaaaacacaaaggAAGCAAAAGCAAACATCCCAATAGCTTATCCACACATCATCATGCAAACCAAAATTACTAGAATGAGGCTTAATGAAGACGACCTAACTAGAGGAAGAAAAAACTCCTATATGCACGCTTGGTGACAGCACCTCACATGttggaaataaatgaaaaaacatcCAAGACCGAGGAAAAGTTAGCAGATAAATATAAACTGGCGATAAACATTAATAGTTGACTTACACCACTCAAACCACTTTGCTGTCATTAATTGTAACAATAGTGGCTAATCATCCAAACTCTCGACTACCACAAACAAGCAATGATTATTCAATGAATGAATAAGACTGCTAGCCTATCATAATATACGtttaaatatcttcaaaataaattaaagaataataaatatggAGTCTTTTCAATCATCCATAACCAGAGCAATAACCAAGCAGGGTAacttaaataaagcaaagatttaaagtcttaaaaaatacataaccTGTTCATGTTTCAAGCTACTTGTTTActtataaagacaaaaacaataataaaaagataaactttACTTTGTAAGGTAATAAAAAGTGTACAGTTCACCACCACCGAAGACTTGACAGTTTCTTAGACTCCAAGAACACcagacaacagcaagaaaagagGGCACCAGCAACAGTAAGCAGACTAGTGACTTTCCTCCAACACCTTCCTTATCCCCTTCCCCTTTCTCACCCTCCATCTTCCGCTCCCCCATATTCCCCATATTCTCCCATATCCCCAGCCCCTCTCTTACAGTGCCACATCGCcttaggtggaagcactcttGCTTTCCAAAAGAAGAATATTGGGAGAAACTGCACCGTGGGTCCTTGTGTACTTGTGGCTGTACTAGTGACCTGCACGGGACAGTCACGAGCTGGTCACGACACTGAGACCTGAGACACACTACGCCTGCCGTTCAGTCTGTGGACGACAGGGGATGCAACAAACATTCTATTGCCTAGTGGGTCTAGAGTGAGTTATCTTTTCAAGTAATTCATTAGCTAATGATTCAGGCACAGTACAGGCTGTAACTGTATTAAAAGTGTTTACCAGTCATCtcacctttgtttacatttgaaaaccagGAAGACGATGACTAACGACACAGGAATGAACACGAGTACAGCGATGGCTACAGTCAGAACTACGGCAGGTACATCTGAAAGTACAGAACACAATTCGTCTTCAGTGTTATAAACTCTGTGTATCAAGCTCTAAGACAATAGAATGATAGACTGTGATCATCAACCTGTTTACTTACAAGCTACTTGTTTACTTTGATAACATTCGTGTTCAGCCAGTAGAGGTGCTTTAATAGGAAACAACACATGTGAGGGTGGCCACAGTGTAGGTGTATCTACCTGGTATCACGATAAAGTCACAGGACTTAAAGCCGTCCATGCTagagcctgtcacgtgacaagcgtatgtgccggtgtggtcacgtgacgctcgcaATACTCTGATGACGAGGCGATCTGTGACAAGGTTGTTGACCTCGTACCCCGGGGCTGTGGTGCACTTCAGCTGGTCCTGTagccaggtgcaggtgacaatgtcgacacctgtagacacactTGTGTTAGTCATGCAGCCTGCAGTGCTTCAGTCCAACTAGTCTACTAGTCATTAGCTGATTGTCATTAATGAAGCAGCACTTGACATTGCTAGTTAGACATTTGTGTGACACACTTTCTACTGCAAATTGTGTGATCATTCTCAATGGAAGTTTACAGAAATGGaccaaaaatgtgttttcttctaAATCATTACATTATTTCATGTCAAATAGATTTTTAATTGTACCTCACCACACTTTTTGTCGTTTTATGCTTTtacaccttttttcttttctgtcgttttggttaatttctttaatttctaacaCTTACTaccattattactattatttacaattaatattataaaatagttATTCTTCATGAGACTGCTTAAAAGGctgtgatatattttttcttacatcatTCCCTTACATCAATACGCCCTATGCAACTGACTGTTCTGCCTACCTGTAGAATAGAGCCTGTGATATAGCTCTATGAGCAtgaactacatcatcatcatcatcatcatcatcatcatcatcatcatcatcatgtttgcCTCATGCTGTAAACATTACCTTTACTTTCATCGCCACCGAGGCGGACCAGTGACAAGTTGCTTTTTGTGGCATTGACATCAACGTTGAATGTGCAGGTGAGTGATGCTGGCTTCGTCTCTGTGATACTTGAAATGTTACAAAAGGAGGTCACTGCAATTAGAACAGATAATAACATGCACATAACACACAGACAGTGTGAATACAATCAATATGGACACTATAATAAATTGGTAACAGAGTCACTTTGACTGCAACATATAATATTACACTGGAGGCTACTTTTTCAATTTGATTACGGTCGGATCCATCCAGTAAAGACGCGTTCTTTGaaacaacaagacaaacaacaatgtaCCCGTATATCTACCTGGCTTTGGGATAAATTCACAGGACTGGAAGCCGTTGACTTTAGAGCCATTCACGTGACAAGCGTATGTgccggtgtggtcacgtgacgctcgcggtactctgatgacgaggtgatctgtgacagtgttgttgacctcgtaccccggggctgtggtgcacttcagctggtcctttagccaggtgcaggtgacaGTGGCGACACCTGTAGACAAATAAGTCAATCGTACAACCTTTCTCGTTCAAACCACGATGATACGGGTACTTGTCAGCCTAAGGGTCACCATTCCTTGAACGGGAAATGTAAGTGTAAAAATCTGTGGGGGAAGCGATTACAGAACTGAGTGTCGCTTTCTTTCTAGTGAATTGTTGGCTGTAGCTCAGGTTGAAATTATCCAAACAGGTATTGTGACTGTATTTCACAGAACTTCCCACAAtgagaggggagagaactcaaaataataaaagctgcaATATCTCACGGACTGTGTGGAAGAAAGTTTTAggttttcaataaaattaaacatgTCCTTCTCGACTCCAGATATACatgtagagagaaagacatgagTTGCCCCTCATTTTATATGCTGCTCTATTTAAAGATTCAGATTTCTTACGGAATTTACTGTAATTAGCTTTAAActttgtcacggaccagtccgtgtcATTGTGTTTTAACCCTTTCATGATAGCAGCCTCTACTGTTTGACAGCTACTGGTGATGAAGTGTTGTGCACTCTGTGATGGAGTGGGTCTTACACAGCTACTGAGTCAGTTGTGCTGGAACCTTCACGAATCCCAGAGAGACTCAGAGCGGGGAAtgtgaacagccttgaacagacctCTGTTACAACCTTCCTCCTCGAGAGCCCAGTGCGAAGACAACGATTCTTAATCAAGACGAAGTAGTAGGAGAGACAGACCGAGATAGGCGTGCAGACGAGGTTCAGATGATCACAAAGTAATATCTACCTACTGCTGAACCATTGTCTTTGTTTCAGAGTTCTACCTACTTACCTTTATTGTCAGCGCCACCGATACGGACcagtgagaaattattttttgttgcattgACATCAACGTTGAATGTACAGGTGAGTGATGCAGGTTCTGTCTCCACAAcacttgaaatgttacagaaggagGTCACTGCAATTACAACAAAAAGTTTCATGTCATGTTTGTCACATGAAAGTCTATCGTAAGTACTCAACAAAAGTCAGGAGGAAAAGCTAAAGGTGATAATTCTAATATTTTTGCTAATCTCACCatgatttgtcgagaaaactgGAAGTGACGAAAAGGTGTATTTTTTGAAAGTGGAATTCGAAGAGGAAAGATTCCATCCTcgataacagaaaaataactccCTAAGTATTGTTGCTGTATGTGTTCTCTTTCATCTTCGGATAGTTTAGTGCATATTTATGATcatttccatgacaacaaagCCAGTGAATTAACTTTGTTCATAGATGTGTTTATACAGATCccttcttttttcaaatgtgcTTTGGCTTCATCTTTGACTGCTATAACAAGTTTAAACTGTCACGGTTCTATTCTAACATCAGCCGTTTGATTTCCCGGACAAAAACTTGCTTCTTGATCATGAAAACCTGagtgatttttctgtttctaagaCATACACAGATTTGGTGAGTTGAACCACTCACTGTTACAAGTACTACTGACACAAGTAAGTTCTCCTGTGTAGCGGGTATTTATCTCCCTGC
Proteins encoded:
- the LOC112574723 gene encoding uncharacterized protein LOC112574723; this translates as MSVTHLMARAVRSVVTVVVFILTLHLMFTAHAQTGNTVTCDIPSVEPLGSTSVTCHFPENVNQTRRIITISFYKGAQYTVSNENDILDCWWMSGRMDCDVQPGYKFNRIISHEITLEIPRVSTKDIGGYACKLSNMNPKDIKPCELKIKLEGKTMCDVPSVPLNSRTSLTCYLPEDLSKNTADFSVYHQSSRREPVSVMSCKRIGDHRSCNTIGGYEFDQTVRNYLTVGIPNAQEDQEGSYSCHYTSSSPVRYENCSLTLTTVTSFCNISSVVETEPASLTCTFNVDVNATKNNFSLVRIGGADNKGVATVTCTWLKDQLKCTTAPGYEVNNTVTDHLVIRVPRASRDHTGTYACHVNGSKVNGFQSCEFIPKPVTSFCNISSITETKPASLTCTFNVDVNATKSNLSLVRLGGDESKGVDIVTCTWLQDQLKCTTAPGYEVNNLVTDRLVIRVLRASRDHTGTYACHVTGSSMDGFKSCDFIVIPDVPAVVLTVAIAVLVFIPVSLVIVFLVFKCKQRKELEKKATTHVRSEEIPLMSPEENKSSSPPVLSKEELEARGKQEEEFWEQWVEAAFPDLDSSVYFLPPVHVSRVPTTQESVAGQKVLVLQSSRQVDESNQTMTTAVKDSDVRHDAAMQRILLCLERMFKQKREVVVGVSQLLFDDYLRESRYADVARRLPLPVRHSDLGQEWKPGDIDVLLIHQQYGLVICKVKAFGAKVNEHSELKKESAEKTHTEIKNNLQEAIQQLDRAGNTVSYLANDVTPSLRVTKTIALPNLTVSQLQQVLNNDPELTQGLCRCLGTTDPADIAGLCLCCGPIDGLTEIDVQGDTQHHECC